From Rhineura floridana isolate rRhiFlo1 chromosome 5, rRhiFlo1.hap2, whole genome shotgun sequence, a single genomic window includes:
- the LOC133385742 gene encoding properdin-like, with product MAVIHIWEKRVHSGSRYGFQLGRNAPCQACQVAEWSGWSPWGACSISCREGVQRRSRTCHGRASGGTCQEGSRQWEMQTCSLMACCPVVGGWSAWNAWSACSVTCLRGLQTRERTCTNPVPDCGGTCLGSSTETLPCDTQQICPTHGNWGSWGNWEACPSTCIPEGSAPKPRQQRRRQCNSPPPSRDPLGNRCQGDDQEHRLCSGLPSCPQDGNWGSWKPSSSCSVTCGVGRVVEKRLCDNPAPKHGGRGCLGPDTRSHTCNTKVPCPDSGLKRYRCWRLRCCGPCCRHCCCLPAYARGIAIFAEVPRCCRWTSLLRTVLLPSLPLVAGVFIIAEGRAIAQDTITAAYTRPN from the exons ATGGCAGTTATTCACATATGGGAGAAAAGGGTGCACTCAG gaagccgATACGGTTTCCAGCTGGGCAGGAATGCTCCCTGCCAGGCCTGCCAGGTAGCTGAGTGGAGTGGATGGTCCCCATGGGGTGCATGCTCCATTTCGTGCAGGGAAGGGGTCCAGCGGCGCAGCCGAACATGCCATGGCCGGGCCTCTGGAGGCACTTGTCAGGAGGGTTCACGCCAGTGGGAAATGCAAACCTGCAGCCTGATGGCCTGTTGTCCTGTGGTGGGAGGCTGGTCAGCATGGAATGCCTGGAGTGCCTGCTCAGTGACCTGCCTCAGAGGGTTGCAGACCAGGGAACGAACTTGCACCAATCCAGTACCAGACTGTGGAGGCACCTGCCTAGGAAGCAGCACGGAAACACTACCATGTGACACCCAGCAAATCTGCCCAACCCATGGAAACTGGGGCAGCTGGGGGAACTGGGAGGCCTGCCCTTCCACCTGCATTCCTGAAGGCTCGGCTCCAAAACCCAGGCAGCAGCGCAGGCGTCAGTGCAACAGCCCCCCGCCTTCCAGAGACCCCTTAGGCAACCGCTGCCAAGGAGATGACCAAGAGCATCGACTCTGCAGTGGATTGCCCTCCTGTCCACAGGACGGCAACTGGGGCAGCTGGAAGCCTTCCAGCTCCTGCTCGGTGACCTGTGGGGTTGGCCGAGTGGTGGAGAAGCGCCTGTGCGACAACCCTGCGCCAAAGCATGGAGGGAGGGGCTGCCTTGGGCCAGACACTCGCAGTCACACCTGCAACACCAAGGTGCCCTGCCCAGATTCAGGCCTCAAGAGATATCGCTGCTGGAGACTCCGTTGCTGTGGTCCATGCTGccgccattgctgctgcctgcccgctTACGCGCGGGGCATTGCCATCTTCGCCGAGGTGCCGCGTTGCTGCCGGTGGACCTCACTGTTGCGGACTGTGTTGCTGCCATCGCTgccgctggttgcgggcgtcTTCATCATCGCTGAGGGCCGTGCCATTGCCCAGGACACTATCACTGCGGC GTATACTCGTCCAAACTAA